A portion of the Bacteroidales bacterium genome contains these proteins:
- a CDS encoding PorP/SprF family type IX secretion system membrane protein yields the protein MNKRKLFVWLFLLTIGWQVSKAQDPQFSQFYASPLYLNPALTGSIKCPRVTLNYRNQWPALGSTYVTYIASYDQGVKALEGSLGGYIYQDIQGDGAITSTNISGIYDYTFSLDRRSNLNIAFQATYIQKKLNWNYIFPDMIHPLYGPIYPTAETNVPTVESKGHFDFSTGIVYSRQSFFGGVAVHHLTQPTESFRSNDDAVLPRKYTVHAGFNIPLSGRGIKKGELLLSPNLLFQQQRDFQQMNWGLYLSRKGIVGGIWFRQNLTFHYDSFIMLLGYLKEKYKFAYSYDLTISELKNQTLGAHEVSFSMIFPCKQKKQKFRTISCPSF from the coding sequence ATGAATAAAAGGAAACTATTTGTTTGGTTATTCCTGTTAACTATAGGATGGCAAGTAAGCAAAGCACAGGACCCGCAATTTTCTCAATTTTATGCGAGTCCGCTTTACTTAAACCCAGCCCTTACAGGATCTATAAAGTGTCCCCGTGTGACATTAAATTATAGAAATCAGTGGCCCGCCTTAGGTTCAACCTATGTAACCTATATAGCTTCTTATGATCAAGGAGTAAAAGCACTCGAAGGATCGCTTGGAGGTTATATTTATCAAGATATTCAAGGAGATGGTGCAATTACAAGTACAAATATAAGCGGTATTTACGATTATACATTTAGCCTTGATCGCCGTTCAAATTTAAATATTGCTTTTCAAGCTACATATATACAAAAAAAGCTTAATTGGAATTATATTTTTCCTGATATGATTCATCCTTTATATGGACCTATTTATCCTACCGCCGAAACCAATGTACCTACTGTTGAATCAAAAGGACATTTTGATTTTTCAACGGGTATTGTTTACTCACGTCAAAGTTTCTTTGGTGGTGTTGCTGTACATCACCTTACTCAACCTACGGAATCATTCCGCAGCAATGACGACGCCGTATTGCCACGAAAATATACTGTTCATGCTGGTTTTAATATCCCACTAAGTGGTAGAGGAATTAAAAAAGGGGAATTGTTATTATCGCCCAATCTATTATTTCAACAACAACGCGATTTTCAACAAATGAATTGGGGATTATATCTTAGTCGTAAAGGTATTGTGGGAGGTATTTGGTTTAGACAAAATTTAACTTTTCACTACGATTCCTTTATTATGTTACTCGGATACTTAAAAGAAAAATACAAATTTGCTTACAGCTACGATCTTACCATTTCTGAACTTAAAAATCAAACACTCGGTGCTCATGAAGTCTCATTTTCAATGATTTTCCCATGTAAGCAGAAAAAACAAAAGTTTAGAACAATAAGTTGTCCATCATTTTAG
- the porU gene encoding type IX secretion system sortase PorU, producing MRFFLIFVVFGFIGLISHAQTFTFTLNWTPNKIEKLGNNKITYLYFEGANYSFPGNPIPCFVHEFKINSSNFSVELKNVITEVIAQTDLNNIDLSNIKTDFELKSNVYFQRKVPFLNMELIPVRKNTYTGNYERIRSFEVVLVNKKNANEVKAYTPQYASNSVFSNGRWKKIKITQSGIYKLTYAQIVSLGFTNPQNIKIYGNGGAQLPYYNNVPIVDDVQQIPIYIYKGNDNIFNDGDYILFYAKAPVYWTYNASEQTFVHAIHHYTDESYYFLTDDGVPATTMSVIDENGLTYTQTVNTFNDYVYHELESVNFIKSGRTWVGESFSNNLTQSFTFTMPNIVSGSNATIKAVVYGRSNVTNSFNFSLNGQALGSQFISALNYSGTGNYANGETFKKTITLNASNSLNFSITYNKPAQGGEGWLDYFEINVRRNLIFSGGQMFFRDALSVGTGNVAQFQLTTNNPQTIIWDVTNPLNPAIVQSNINGNTLTFNASTSNLREFIAFDGTNFYTPTVVGDVANQNLHGLGHVDMIIVSHPDFLSAANELADLHRQMDNLIVEVVTPEMIYNEFSSGMPDVSAIKYLMKMLYDRAGNDSASMPKYLLLMGDGSYDNRHYFSGNTNYILTYQSVYSNAPVSSFTTDDYFGMLDSNEYEYIGKLDISVGRLPVKSISEANTVVKKIKNYVSSNSLGDWRNTLTFVADDEDSNEHIGQSNALATMVDTLYPQYNLDKIYLDAFQQESTPTGDRYPDAHDAIEKRMKKGTLVFNYTGHGNEYALTHEHVIINTDITQWTNFNTLPLFITATCEFSHWDDYNRTSAGELVLLNPQGGSIAMFSTTRLVYSTSNFALNKSFFDYLYKRTSSGEYMCIGDIYRLAKNQTGGLGDINKRNFSLLGDPALRLAYPKHIIITDSINGKPLSNFTDTIKPLQRIKIKGHVENIHHQLLSNYSGTILVTVFDKPISLNTLANDGGTPFPFTIQNNVLFKGQATVNNGYFSLEFIMPKDIQYTSGFGKISYYAMPNSGIEDATGFFNELSIGGEADSLSDNQGPIISLYMNNENFVNGGTTNESPNLIVHLYDENGINSVSSSIGHDICAYIDGNYSKKIVLSDNYISEKDNYKKGKIIYGLSNLTPGEHKITVKAWDVANNSSESSLNFTVVSSEKLSLDKVLNYPNPFSTKTSFYFEHNQADGHIQVIIQVYTITGKVVKTISNSFYSNGFRSDPIEWDGRDDFGDKLSRGVYFYKLMVKSSTGTAEKYEKLVIL from the coding sequence ATGAGATTTTTTTTGATTTTCGTTGTTTTTGGCTTTATCGGGTTAATATCTCATGCCCAAACTTTTACCTTTACTTTAAACTGGACACCCAATAAGATTGAAAAGCTAGGAAACAATAAAATAACATATTTATATTTTGAGGGTGCAAACTATTCATTCCCAGGCAATCCCATTCCTTGTTTTGTTCATGAATTTAAAATTAATTCTTCAAATTTTTCTGTTGAATTAAAAAATGTTATTACCGAAGTTATTGCTCAAACTGATTTAAATAATATTGATTTAAGTAATATAAAAACCGATTTTGAATTAAAAAGCAATGTTTATTTTCAACGAAAAGTACCTTTTCTAAACATGGAACTTATCCCTGTAAGAAAAAATACCTATACAGGAAATTATGAACGAATTCGCTCATTTGAAGTTGTTTTAGTGAACAAAAAAAACGCAAATGAAGTAAAAGCTTATACACCCCAATATGCTTCAAATTCAGTATTTAGCAATGGACGATGGAAAAAAATAAAAATTACTCAATCGGGAATTTATAAATTAACTTATGCTCAAATAGTATCATTGGGCTTTACAAATCCACAGAATATAAAAATATATGGAAATGGTGGAGCTCAATTACCTTATTATAATAATGTTCCTATAGTGGACGACGTTCAACAAATACCTATTTATATATATAAAGGTAATGACAATATTTTTAATGATGGCGATTATATTCTTTTTTATGCCAAAGCTCCTGTTTACTGGACTTATAATGCAAGTGAGCAAACATTTGTTCATGCTATTCATCATTATACTGATGAATCGTATTATTTTTTAACAGACGATGGAGTACCTGCCACAACCATGTCGGTTATCGACGAGAATGGCTTAACTTATACTCAAACGGTCAACACATTTAACGATTATGTTTATCACGAATTAGAGTCGGTTAATTTTATTAAATCTGGAAGAACATGGGTGGGAGAATCATTTTCGAATAATTTAACACAAAGTTTTACTTTTACTATGCCCAACATTGTATCGGGTAGCAATGCTACAATAAAAGCAGTAGTTTATGGCCGATCAAATGTTACCAATTCATTTAATTTTAGCTTAAACGGACAAGCATTAGGTAGTCAATTCATATCAGCACTAAATTATAGCGGAACAGGGAACTATGCCAACGGAGAAACTTTTAAAAAAACAATTACACTCAATGCCTCAAATAGCTTAAATTTTTCTATTACATATAATAAACCTGCACAAGGCGGAGAAGGCTGGTTAGATTATTTTGAAATAAATGTACGAAGAAATTTAATTTTTAGCGGCGGGCAAATGTTTTTTAGAGATGCTTTATCGGTTGGCACTGGGAATGTTGCTCAATTTCAATTAACTACCAACAATCCCCAGACTATAATATGGGATGTTACAAATCCATTAAACCCAGCCATCGTGCAGTCTAACATAAATGGCAATACATTAACATTTAATGCATCAACGAGTAATTTAAGAGAGTTTATTGCTTTTGATGGGACCAATTTTTATACACCCACTGTTGTTGGAGATGTTGCTAACCAAAATTTACATGGCTTAGGACACGTTGATATGATTATTGTAAGCCACCCCGATTTTTTATCTGCTGCAAATGAGTTAGCAGACTTACATAGGCAAATGGATAATTTAATAGTTGAAGTTGTAACCCCCGAAATGATTTACAATGAATTTTCTTCGGGTATGCCTGACGTTTCGGCCATTAAATATTTAATGAAAATGTTATACGATAGAGCTGGCAACGATTCTGCCTCCATGCCAAAATATCTTTTGTTAATGGGAGATGGCTCTTACGATAATCGTCATTACTTCAGTGGTAATACAAATTATATATTAACCTACCAATCTGTCTATTCAAATGCCCCTGTAAGTTCTTTTACTACCGACGATTATTTTGGAATGCTTGATAGTAACGAATATGAATATATTGGAAAATTAGATATTAGCGTAGGACGCTTACCCGTAAAATCTATCTCCGAAGCAAATACCGTAGTAAAAAAAATAAAAAATTATGTAAGTTCCAATTCATTAGGCGATTGGCGAAATACATTAACCTTTGTTGCTGATGATGAAGATTCGAACGAACACATAGGTCAAAGCAATGCTTTAGCTACGATGGTTGATACACTTTATCCACAATACAATCTCGACAAAATCTATCTTGATGCCTTTCAACAAGAATCGACACCTACGGGCGATCGTTACCCCGATGCTCACGATGCAATAGAAAAACGAATGAAAAAAGGGACACTCGTTTTTAATTATACCGGACACGGCAACGAATATGCCCTTACCCATGAACATGTTATAATTAATACTGATATTACTCAATGGACAAATTTTAATACTTTGCCCTTATTTATAACAGCAACATGTGAGTTTAGCCATTGGGACGATTATAATCGCACATCGGCGGGTGAACTTGTACTTTTAAATCCTCAGGGTGGCTCAATTGCAATGTTTTCGACTACTCGATTAGTTTATAGCACATCTAATTTTGCATTAAACAAAAGTTTTTTCGATTACTTATATAAGCGGACTTCGAGTGGTGAATATATGTGTATTGGCGATATATATCGTTTGGCAAAAAACCAAACAGGTGGTTTAGGTGATATAAATAAGCGTAATTTCTCACTACTTGGCGATCCAGCTCTCCGTTTGGCTTACCCAAAACATATAATTATTACCGATAGCATTAATGGTAAACCATTGTCTAATTTTACTGATACAATTAAACCCTTACAACGTATAAAAATAAAAGGTCATGTTGAAAACATCCATCATCAACTGCTAAGCAATTATTCTGGAACCATTTTAGTAACCGTATTTGATAAGCCCATAAGCTTAAATACGCTAGCCAACGATGGTGGCACTCCGTTTCCATTTACTATTCAAAATAATGTTTTGTTTAAAGGACAAGCTACAGTGAATAACGGTTATTTTTCATTAGAATTTATTATGCCTAAAGATATTCAATATACATCAGGTTTCGGAAAAATAAGCTACTATGCTATGCCTAATTCAGGAATTGAAGATGCCACAGGTTTTTTTAATGAACTCTCTATTGGAGGTGAAGCCGATAGTTTATCAGACAATCAAGGACCAATCATTTCACTGTATATGAACAATGAAAACTTTGTTAATGGAGGTACTACTAATGAATCGCCCAATTTAATTGTTCACTTATATGATGAAAATGGTATCAATTCTGTAAGCAGTAGTATTGGTCACGACATATGTGCCTATATAGATGGAAATTATTCAAAAAAAATAGTTTTAAGCGATAATTATATTAGCGAAAAAGATAATTATAAAAAGGGTAAAATTATTTATGGGCTCTCCAATCTCACACCTGGAGAACATAAAATCACCGTAAAAGCATGGGATGTGGCCAATAATTCATCCGAATCGAGTTTAAATTTCACGGTCGTTTCGTCAGAAAAACTCAGCCTCGACAAAGTATTAAATTATCCAAATCCTTTTAGCACAAAAACTTCATTTTATTTTGAACATAATCAGGCTGATGGGCATATTCAAGTTATAATTCAAGTTTATACTATTACCGGCAAAGTTGTTAAAACTATTTCAAATTCGTTTTATTCAAATGGTTTTAGAAGTGACCCCATTGAATGGGATGGACGCGACGATTTTGGCGATAAACTTAGTCGTGGTGTATATTTCTACAAATTAATGGTAAAAAGCTCAACTGGCACTGCTGAAAAATATGAAAAACTGGTTATTTTATAA
- a CDS encoding SUMF1/EgtB/PvdO family nonheme iron enzyme: protein MNTKLFKLVLTLLAFVLIFSSCDRKRSATTGWNYNDEKNGGFEYVFYEEQETGPGLVLIEGGTFSMGRVEQDVLYEWHAFPRRVTVSSFYMDETEVRNVDYREYLYWLRRVFVDYPEVYKMALPDTLVWRKKLAYNEPYVELYFRHPAYQEYPVVGVNWRQANDYCAWRTDRVNELIMVREGLLNMDPTGQTGENNFNTEAYLAGQYEGAVRDQLPDLDPNNDFRKVRMEDGILLPKYRLPTEAEWEFAALGLIGNMLAQERIFNERIYPWNGHYIRIDDRSGFKTTDVGQIRANTMRGRGDYMGMAGALNDHNDIPGPVTSYWPNDYGLYCMSGNVNEWVMDVYRPLTYEDAEDFRPFRGNVYQTQVRDEEGNIAEKDSLGRIRYRNVTDDEAFNRRNYNTADNINYLDGDYESSIDYDNEEANKDNTNSKRMYNTGKPMIGENGKPTMRGGDKMTSMIDNRQRVFKGGGWRDRAYWMSPGTRRFLDEEQSRDDLGFRCAMHRVGSARGGIE, encoded by the coding sequence ATGAATACAAAACTTTTTAAATTAGTATTAACGCTATTAGCTTTTGTACTAATATTTTCGTCTTGTGATCGTAAACGTTCTGCCACTACAGGTTGGAACTATAACGACGAAAAAAATGGCGGTTTTGAATACGTATTTTACGAAGAACAAGAAACCGGACCAGGACTCGTTCTTATCGAAGGTGGTACTTTTTCGATGGGACGTGTAGAACAAGATGTTTTATACGAATGGCATGCTTTTCCAAGAAGAGTTACGGTTTCATCATTTTATATGGACGAAACAGAAGTTCGTAATGTTGATTATCGCGAATATCTTTATTGGCTTCGCAGGGTATTTGTTGACTATCCCGAAGTATATAAAATGGCTTTGCCCGATACATTAGTATGGCGTAAAAAATTAGCTTACAACGAACCTTATGTAGAACTTTATTTCCGCCATCCAGCATATCAAGAATATCCTGTTGTAGGAGTAAACTGGCGACAAGCAAACGATTATTGTGCATGGCGTACCGATCGCGTTAACGAACTCATAATGGTACGCGAAGGATTGCTCAATATGGACCCAACAGGACAAACCGGTGAAAATAACTTTAATACTGAAGCATATCTTGCAGGACAATACGAAGGCGCCGTTCGTGATCAATTACCTGATTTAGATCCCAATAACGATTTTAGAAAAGTTCGTATGGAAGATGGTATATTGCTCCCCAAGTATCGCCTTCCAACCGAAGCTGAATGGGAATTTGCTGCATTAGGTTTAATTGGTAACATGTTGGCTCAAGAACGAATTTTTAACGAAAGAATTTATCCATGGAACGGTCACTATATCAGAATCGACGACCGTTCAGGATTTAAGACAACCGATGTAGGTCAAATACGTGCCAATACTATGAGAGGTAGAGGCGATTATATGGGTATGGCAGGAGCACTCAATGACCATAACGATATTCCAGGACCCGTTACTTCCTATTGGCCTAACGATTACGGACTATACTGTATGTCTGGCAACGTTAACGAATGGGTGATGGATGTTTATCGTCCATTAACCTATGAAGACGCCGAAGATTTCCGCCCATTCCGTGGTAACGTATATCAAACACAAGTACGCGACGAAGAAGGAAATATTGCTGAAAAAGATAGCTTAGGACGTATTCGATACAGAAATGTTACCGACGATGAAGCATTTAACCGTAGAAATTACAATACGGCCGATAATATCAATTATTTAGATGGTGATTATGAATCGAGTATTGATTACGATAACGAAGAAGCCAATAAAGATAATACCAACTCCAAACGTATGTACAATACCGGTAAACCTATGATTGGCGAAAATGGAAAACCCACTATGCGTGGTGGCGACAAAATGACTTCAATGATTGATAACCGTCAACGCGTATTTAAAGGTGGTGGTTGGAGAGACCGCGCATATTGGATGTCGCCTGGCACTCGTCGTTTCCTTGATGAAGAACAATCTCGCGACGACTTAGGCTTCCGTTGTGCTATGCACAGAGTTGGGTCTGCAAGAGGTGGAATAGAATAA
- a CDS encoding UDP-N-acetylmuramoyl-tripeptide--D-alanyl-D-alanine ligase — MNIENIYSIFEQCNFTVCTDTRKIIKDSLFIALKGELFNANQFVEEAIRQGCRYAIADEYQGQNEQVVVVDNVLKTLQELAHYHRKQMKAKILGITGTNGKTTTKELIAAVLKEKYNIIYTQGNFNNHIGVPLTLLTIRPETEIAIVEMGANHPGEIDFLCSIAEPDYGIITNVGKAHLEGFGSFEGVVKTKTELYRYIKTKNGLVFVNYDNKILLEHAMHLPNFSYGTNNLANIVATHFEAKPTLLLNWKMQNSSIVYTVNTHLIGKYNWENVLASIAIGSYFGLDPKAIIQGIENYIPTNHRSQWLTIGTNHILMDAYNANPTSMQLALNNFVALPFENKCLILGDMRELGAYEENEHQTILNLLEQHSYKQVFLVGPVFTKLNKNKEFLTFNSVEHLMEYLKENKLANSTILIKGSHGIHLEKLMNFFNEQV, encoded by the coding sequence ATGAATATAGAGAATATTTACAGTATTTTTGAACAGTGCAACTTTACAGTATGCACCGATACACGTAAAATAATAAAAGACTCCTTGTTTATCGCTTTAAAAGGAGAGCTTTTTAATGCCAATCAATTTGTAGAAGAAGCCATCAGACAAGGTTGCCGATATGCCATTGCTGATGAATATCAAGGACAAAATGAACAAGTTGTTGTTGTTGATAATGTACTAAAAACACTACAAGAACTGGCGCACTATCATCGAAAACAAATGAAAGCCAAAATTCTTGGTATTACAGGAACCAATGGAAAAACAACTACTAAGGAATTGATAGCTGCCGTTTTAAAAGAAAAATACAATATTATATATACCCAAGGCAATTTTAACAATCATATCGGTGTGCCACTTACCTTGCTTACCATAAGACCTGAAACCGAAATTGCCATTGTTGAAATGGGAGCCAATCATCCCGGTGAAATAGATTTTCTTTGCTCTATTGCCGAACCAGACTATGGTATTATTACTAACGTGGGTAAGGCTCATTTAGAAGGTTTTGGAAGTTTTGAGGGTGTAGTAAAAACAAAAACAGAACTATATCGATACATTAAAACAAAAAATGGACTTGTTTTTGTTAATTACGACAACAAGATTTTGTTGGAGCACGCTATGCATTTGCCTAACTTTTCATACGGAACCAATAATTTGGCTAATATTGTTGCCACTCATTTCGAAGCTAAACCTACATTGTTATTAAATTGGAAAATGCAAAATAGTTCTATTGTTTATACTGTAAATACTCATCTTATTGGTAAGTATAATTGGGAAAATGTATTAGCATCGATTGCTATTGGTTCTTATTTTGGATTAGACCCAAAAGCAATAATTCAAGGAATAGAAAATTATATTCCTACTAATCATCGCTCGCAATGGTTAACTATTGGCACCAATCATATTTTAATGGATGCATACAATGCTAATCCAACAAGCATGCAACTTGCATTGAATAATTTTGTTGCACTTCCATTCGAAAACAAATGCTTAATTCTCGGTGATATGAGAGAATTGGGAGCTTACGAAGAAAATGAACACCAAACAATACTTAACCTTTTGGAGCAACATTCATATAAGCAAGTATTTTTGGTAGGACCTGTATTTACAAAATTAAATAAAAACAAAGAATTTTTAACCTTCAATTCCGTAGAACATCTCATGGAATATCTAAAAGAAAACAAACTTGCTAATTCTACTATATTAATTAAAGGTTCGCATGGTATACATTTAGAAAAACTAATGAATTTTTTTAATGAACAAGTATAA
- a CDS encoding serine hydrolase, translating into MTRYGLTILILIFALVNSSYIIDTKNEELLTSAKKENACILKNYKAELWADSVLKTLSLEEKIGQLIMVDAHPQKDRKHWEQVGEYVSKYKVGGVIFFKSGPMQLALMNNYLQAKARIPLIMSIDGEWGLAMRMDSVLSFPVQMALGAIKDNQLIYEMGRTIARHLKRIGIHINFAPVLDVNNNPLNPVINIRSFSDDKKVVVEKATFYMQGLQDEHILAVGKHFPGHGDTQTDSHHDLPYLGFSRKRLDSLELYPFRELIKKGIGGIMIAHLDVPALDPVNKRPATLSHEVVTELLRDEIGFEGIIFTDALNMRGATKYFKPGEAALKALLAGNDILLYPEEIPWAIQFIKEAIYDSIICPEELDEHVRKVLKLKYWVGLNHCQYVDTNNLYFDLNHPKDLLLIRKLTEQSLTIIKNNNKILPLQRLDTLKMAFLNFQPKNAKVFYDYLALYAPIDTIHFPDKPTIQQINRLLDTLKNYNLIITSLHQTNRYSFRTFNISNESLQFLKELDKLNKKVILALFASPYSLRIIPEIKSFQSIIMSYESNPITQELTAQLIFGGIGAFGKLPVSVFPYYPIYTGYDIIKPIRLKYTIPEEVGIDTRKLIKADSIIKRAIALEAFPGCQVLVAKDGKVFYHKAFGKLFYDSLPNSISTLYDIASITKIAATTLATMALYDQDKIDIHKEVGDYLEIAQNSDKEHLSIGDILSHQARLTAWIPFYKTMITDSIKKKNYFSNQYSSEYPYKVAEDLYAQKGMKDTIYQRIFNSKLLAAKKYVYSDLGFFIMKEIVENQSQQNISDFCQQKFYQPLGCVTTMFTPLIKFKKKQIAPTEYDTEFRKQLIWGYVHDPGASLMGGIQGHAGVFSNANDLAKIAQMLLWNGKYGNETYIKASTIKLFTSCYNCPQNRRGLGFDKPEPDPEKDSPVTRNASLLTYGHQGFTGTCIWIDPKEQLIYIFLSNRVYPNAENKKINTLGIRNKVFDVFYEALKQ; encoded by the coding sequence ATGACAAGATATGGACTGACTATACTAATATTGATTTTTGCTTTGGTTAATAGCTCTTATATTATAGACACTAAAAACGAAGAGCTTCTTACATCAGCTAAAAAAGAAAATGCATGCATCCTAAAAAATTACAAAGCTGAACTTTGGGCAGATTCGGTACTTAAAACGTTAAGTTTAGAAGAAAAAATAGGTCAGCTTATTATGGTTGATGCTCATCCGCAAAAGGATAGAAAGCATTGGGAGCAAGTGGGCGAATACGTAAGTAAATATAAAGTAGGAGGTGTTATTTTTTTTAAATCAGGTCCGATGCAATTAGCATTGATGAACAATTATTTACAAGCAAAGGCACGTATTCCTCTTATAATGAGCATAGATGGGGAGTGGGGGTTAGCTATGCGAATGGATAGCGTACTTTCGTTTCCGGTTCAAATGGCTTTAGGTGCGATAAAAGATAATCAATTAATTTACGAAATGGGAAGAACTATTGCTCGTCATTTAAAACGGATTGGAATTCATATCAATTTTGCGCCTGTTCTCGATGTAAATAATAATCCCTTAAATCCTGTTATTAATATTCGTTCTTTTAGTGATGACAAAAAAGTAGTTGTAGAGAAAGCTACATTTTATATGCAAGGGCTTCAAGACGAGCATATATTAGCTGTGGGTAAACATTTCCCTGGACATGGTGATACGCAGACCGACTCGCATCATGATTTACCATATTTAGGTTTTAGTCGTAAAAGACTCGATAGTCTTGAGCTTTATCCATTTAGAGAACTTATAAAGAAAGGAATAGGCGGTATTATGATTGCCCATCTTGATGTTCCTGCGCTAGATCCTGTTAATAAACGTCCTGCAACATTGTCGCACGAAGTAGTTACAGAACTTCTTAGAGATGAAATAGGTTTTGAAGGTATAATTTTTACCGATGCTCTAAATATGAGAGGAGCAACCAAATATTTTAAGCCTGGTGAAGCAGCACTTAAAGCATTGCTCGCAGGTAACGATATTTTGCTTTATCCCGAAGAAATTCCATGGGCGATTCAATTTATTAAAGAAGCTATATACGATAGCATTATTTGTCCTGAAGAACTTGATGAACACGTGAGAAAAGTGCTTAAATTAAAATATTGGGTAGGTTTAAATCATTGCCAATATGTGGATACTAATAATTTATATTTTGACTTAAACCATCCTAAAGATTTACTGCTAATTCGCAAACTTACAGAACAATCATTAACTATAATTAAAAACAATAATAAAATCTTACCACTTCAAAGATTAGATACCCTTAAAATGGCTTTTTTAAATTTTCAGCCAAAGAATGCTAAAGTTTTTTATGATTATTTGGCGTTATATGCACCCATCGATACCATTCATTTCCCCGATAAACCTACAATTCAACAAATAAACCGATTACTTGACACGTTAAAAAATTACAATCTTATTATTACTTCTCTTCATCAAACCAATCGTTATTCGTTTAGAACTTTTAATATTAGCAATGAAAGTTTACAATTTTTAAAAGAACTCGATAAACTTAATAAAAAGGTAATACTTGCCTTGTTTGCGAGTCCATATAGCCTTCGCATTATTCCCGAAATAAAATCTTTTCAATCCATTATAATGAGTTATGAATCTAATCCTATTACTCAAGAGCTTACAGCTCAGCTAATTTTTGGAGGAATAGGTGCTTTTGGCAAACTTCCTGTTTCTGTATTTCCTTATTATCCTATTTATACAGGATATGATATTATTAAACCTATACGACTTAAATATACTATTCCAGAAGAGGTTGGAATTGATACAAGAAAACTGATTAAAGCTGATTCTATTATAAAAAGGGCTATTGCCTTAGAGGCATTCCCGGGGTGTCAGGTTCTAGTTGCTAAAGATGGAAAAGTTTTCTATCATAAGGCTTTTGGCAAGCTCTTTTACGATAGTTTACCAAATTCAATTAGCACCTTATACGATATTGCTTCGATAACAAAAATAGCTGCTACCACCTTAGCAACGATGGCACTTTATGACCAAGACAAAATAGACATTCATAAGGAAGTTGGCGATTATCTCGAAATAGCACAAAATTCAGATAAAGAACATTTATCGATAGGTGATATTTTATCGCATCAGGCAAGACTTACAGCATGGATACCTTTTTATAAAACAATGATTACTGATTCTATAAAAAAGAAAAATTACTTCTCGAATCAATATTCGAGTGAGTATCCTTATAAAGTAGCCGAAGACCTTTATGCACAAAAAGGGATGAAAGATACGATATATCAACGTATTTTCAATTCTAAATTATTGGCAGCAAAAAAATACGTTTATAGTGATCTTGGTTTTTTTATTATGAAAGAGATTGTCGAAAATCAAAGCCAGCAAAATATTTCCGATTTTTGTCAACAAAAGTTTTATCAGCCTCTAGGATGTGTAACAACTATGTTTACACCTCTAATTAAGTTTAAAAAAAAGCAAATTGCTCCTACTGAATACGACACTGAATTCAGAAAACAGCTTATTTGGGGCTATGTTCATGATCCAGGTGCTTCATTAATGGGCGGAATACAAGGGCATGCAGGAGTATTTTCGAATGCAAACGATTTGGCTAAAATTGCACAAATGCTTTTATGGAATGGTAAATATGGTAATGAAACATATATTAAGGCATCAACCATAAAATTATTTACTTCGTGTTATAATTGTCCGCAAAATCGCAGAGGCTTAGGATTTGATAAGCCAGAGCCCGATCCTGAAAAAGATTCTCCTGTTACACGAAACGCATCTTTACTTACATACGGACATCAAGGATTTACAGGCACATGTATTTGGATTGATCCGAAAGAACAACTTATATATATCTTTTTATCAAACCGAGTTTATCCTAATGCCGAAAACAAAAAAATAAACACGTTAGGTATTAGAAATAAAGTTTTTGATGTCTTTTATGAAGCGTTAAAACAATAG